In Sulfurisphaera javensis, a single genomic region encodes these proteins:
- a CDS encoding replication factor C small subunit, which yields MSVEEEILWTEKYRPKSLDDIVNQKDIVERLKKFVKEKNMPHLLFSGPPGTGKTTAALALVHDLYGENYRQYFLELNASDERGIDVIRNKVKEFARTVAGGNVPFKVVLLDEADNMTADAQQALRRTMELYTETTRFILACNYLSKIIEPIQSRTALFRFYPLKKEDVVARLMYIAKNEKVEVDQKALETIYDITQGDMRKSINILQASSVYGKVTVEAVYKVLGLAQPKEIRDMIMTALQGNFLKAREKLRELLVNYGLSGEDIIKQVHREITGNEINIPDDLKVLLVDYIGEVEYRIMEGADDEIQLSALLAKLAVYGEKYLKGK from the coding sequence ATGTCAGTTGAAGAAGAAATACTTTGGACTGAAAAATATAGGCCTAAATCTCTTGACGATATAGTTAATCAGAAAGATATCGTAGAAAGATTAAAGAAATTTGTTAAGGAAAAAAACATGCCACATTTACTCTTTTCTGGCCCTCCGGGTACGGGAAAAACTACTGCTGCTCTTGCTTTAGTTCATGATCTATATGGTGAAAATTATAGGCAATATTTTTTAGAACTGAACGCCAGTGATGAGAGGGGTATTGATGTTATACGAAATAAAGTCAAAGAGTTCGCTAGAACAGTTGCTGGTGGCAACGTTCCATTTAAAGTAGTATTGCTAGATGAAGCAGACAATATGACAGCAGATGCCCAGCAAGCGCTTAGAAGAACAATGGAATTATATACAGAAACTACTAGATTTATTTTAGCTTGTAATTATTTAAGTAAAATTATTGAACCTATTCAATCAAGAACAGCATTATTTAGATTTTACCCACTCAAAAAAGAAGATGTAGTAGCTAGGTTAATGTACATAGCAAAGAATGAAAAAGTGGAAGTTGATCAAAAAGCATTAGAAACGATTTATGATATTACTCAAGGAGACATGAGAAAATCCATCAATATTCTTCAAGCTTCTTCAGTTTACGGTAAAGTTACTGTTGAGGCTGTTTATAAAGTTCTAGGTTTAGCTCAACCTAAAGAGATTAGAGATATGATTATGACAGCACTTCAAGGCAACTTTTTAAAAGCTAGAGAGAAATTGAGAGAATTACTCGTTAACTATGGACTATCAGGTGAAGATATAATAAAGCAAGTTCACAGAGAAATAACTGGAAATGAAATCAACATACCAGATGATTTGAAAGTATTGCTAGTTGATTATATAGGAGAAGTAGAATATAGAATTATGGAAGGAGCTGACGATGAAATACAGTTAAGTGCATTATTAGCTAAATTAGCTGTTTACGGAGAAAAATACCTTAAAGGGAAGTAA
- a CDS encoding winged helix-turn-helix transcriptional regulator, whose translation MLKILYVLFKQGDMNITKLAKETGIKYQTLLKNIEFLEQKKIIEVIKGEKSKIIRLNYSNPKVIILKNLFEELEDI comes from the coding sequence ATATTAAAAATACTCTATGTCTTATTTAAACAAGGAGATATGAATATAACTAAATTAGCTAAGGAGACTGGAATCAAATATCAGACTCTTCTTAAAAACATCGAATTCTTAGAACAAAAGAAAATAATTGAAGTTATTAAGGGGGAAAAAAGTAAAATAATCAGACTAAACTACTCTAACCCTAAAGTAATAATTTTAAAAAATTTGTTTGAGGAATTAGAAGATATATGA
- the moaC gene encoding cyclic pyranopterin monophosphate synthase MoaC: MTEAKIVDISSKDIVLREATAEGFIKLRKETIEKIKNKEIEKGDVIAIAKTAGILAAKRTPELIPMCHPIPLEYVDIDIQIEEEGLRVITTVKAHYKTGVEMEALTATSIALLTIWDMVKKYEKDEKGQYPNTEISSIRVVNKIKISSYDNK; this comes from the coding sequence ATGACTGAAGCAAAAATCGTAGACATATCCTCAAAAGATATTGTTTTGAGAGAGGCTACAGCAGAGGGATTTATAAAATTAAGGAAAGAAACAATAGAAAAAATAAAAAATAAGGAGATAGAAAAAGGAGATGTTATTGCAATAGCTAAAACAGCTGGAATATTAGCTGCAAAGAGAACTCCAGAACTTATTCCAATGTGTCATCCTATTCCGTTAGAATATGTAGATATAGATATACAAATTGAAGAGGAAGGATTAAGAGTTATAACTACTGTTAAAGCTCATTATAAAACTGGAGTTGAAATGGAGGCTCTAACAGCTACATCTATTGCTTTGTTAACAATCTGGGATATGGTAAAGAAATATGAAAAAGATGAAAAAGGACAATATCCCAATACTGAAATTTCATCAATACGTGTAGTAAATAAAATTAAGATTTCTTCCTACGATAATAAGTAG
- a CDS encoding replication factor C large subunit — MPLQWFLKYRPKSLNEVENEDEAKKELTEWIESWLKGNPSYKAVLLYGPPGVGKTTLAEALARDYKLELFEMNASDSRNLNDIRSMAERASVTGTLFGIKGKLILLDEVDGLNARADAGAIDAIIELINKTKYPIILTANDPWDPSLRPLRNAAKMIELKRLTKYPLKRILKKICEAEKIVCEDEALDFIIDQSEGDARYAINMLQGVAEGYGRVTIDMAKNLVRKKDRELDPFEALRSVFWAKYYWQAKSAVTDTQIDYELLLRWLDENIPLQYTDMEDVWRAYDALSRASIFLNRAKLVGWDLLSYTFDLMGPGVAFASFEKKKPTYKAKWVKYQFPQYIQQLAKTKETRDALDSLLRKIGVIIHASKDKTLNDFLPLFVIYYKKFHDKLDKELELTEKEKDVIKMLSSLYEGITEQPKEEERKETTERKRSTYYRRKKS, encoded by the coding sequence TTGCCTTTACAGTGGTTTTTAAAATATAGGCCCAAATCTTTAAATGAAGTTGAAAATGAAGATGAAGCAAAAAAAGAGTTAACTGAATGGATTGAAAGTTGGTTAAAAGGAAATCCCAGTTATAAAGCTGTTTTGCTATACGGCCCGCCAGGAGTAGGAAAAACTACTTTAGCAGAAGCTTTAGCTAGAGACTATAAACTAGAATTATTTGAAATGAATGCAAGTGATTCAAGAAACTTAAACGACATAAGAAGTATGGCAGAGAGAGCATCAGTTACTGGAACCCTATTTGGGATTAAGGGAAAGCTAATTTTACTAGACGAAGTCGATGGTTTAAACGCAAGAGCTGACGCTGGAGCTATTGATGCTATTATAGAACTTATAAACAAGACAAAATATCCTATCATATTAACGGCTAATGATCCTTGGGATCCCTCTCTCAGACCGTTAAGGAATGCAGCAAAGATGATAGAATTAAAAAGACTAACTAAATATCCGTTAAAGAGAATACTTAAAAAAATTTGTGAAGCAGAAAAAATAGTTTGTGAAGATGAGGCATTAGATTTTATAATTGACCAATCAGAAGGAGATGCAAGATATGCAATTAATATGTTACAAGGAGTAGCTGAGGGCTATGGTAGAGTTACAATAGATATGGCAAAGAACTTAGTTAGGAAAAAAGATAGAGAGCTAGATCCATTTGAAGCATTGAGAAGCGTTTTCTGGGCTAAATATTACTGGCAAGCTAAAAGTGCTGTTACAGATACACAGATTGATTATGAATTGTTATTGCGTTGGCTCGATGAAAATATTCCACTTCAATACACTGACATGGAAGACGTTTGGAGAGCATATGATGCTCTATCAAGAGCTTCTATCTTCTTAAATAGAGCTAAATTAGTTGGGTGGGACTTATTGTCGTATACTTTTGATCTAATGGGGCCCGGAGTTGCATTTGCCTCATTCGAAAAGAAAAAGCCTACTTATAAGGCAAAATGGGTGAAATACCAATTCCCCCAATATATCCAACAGCTAGCTAAGACCAAAGAGACTAGAGATGCCTTAGATAGTCTTTTAAGGAAAATAGGTGTGATTATTCATGCCTCGAAAGATAAAACATTAAACGATTTTCTTCCATTATTTGTAATTTATTACAAAAAGTTTCATGATAAACTAGATAAAGAATTAGAATTAACTGAAAAAGAGAAAGACGTTATAAAAATGTTATCCTCTTTATATGAAGGAATAACCGAACAGCCAAAGGAAGAGGAGAGAAAAGAAACTACTGAAAGAAAAAGATCTACTTATTATCGTAGGAAGAAATCTTAA
- a CDS encoding ORC1-type DNA replication protein produces MKVLDSLKDVIEDAIHGTTVFERINALNPDYIPKNLPHREIQIRELTVNFRDILINPGSTSVRVVITGKTGTGKTVTAKKFGEIFSEIAKEKGLKIFYLHINCHRQRTLYLILMEIARQLNLQIPNRGLSSQETFKLIYDYLDKRNIQLILALDEFDYFISTSPVEDIYFLVRIYDELNALVKRIHYIFILREMSSLASLDKSIKDHVIKNIIEFHPYTSSDLFDILDDRIKTEKAFREGAVPEETIKFIADIYGVDKGGNGNARLAIETLELAGKIADTEGSPQVSIDHAKKANSKINPELSIIIDTIKDLDLHQLLVVKAIMNLHKKEGVDFFPMGRVEEEYNLVSRELGAPPRKHTQLFEYIRKLKLMGLIVARQSGKGMRGRTTLISLSVPLSTEFEDLINNEIRDKLLQQNNY; encoded by the coding sequence GTGAAAGTTTTGGACTCACTTAAAGATGTTATTGAAGATGCAATTCATGGTACTACTGTATTTGAGAGAATAAACGCATTAAATCCAGATTATATACCCAAGAACTTACCTCATAGAGAGATACAGATTAGAGAATTGACAGTGAACTTCAGAGATATACTTATTAATCCGGGTAGCACTTCTGTCAGAGTAGTTATTACTGGTAAGACCGGAACTGGAAAAACAGTTACAGCAAAGAAATTCGGTGAAATATTTAGTGAAATAGCAAAAGAAAAAGGTTTAAAGATATTTTATTTGCATATAAACTGTCATAGACAAAGAACACTATATTTGATTCTAATGGAGATAGCAAGGCAATTAAATTTACAAATACCTAATAGAGGCCTTTCTTCACAAGAGACATTTAAGTTGATATATGACTATTTAGATAAGAGAAACATTCAACTTATACTAGCTTTAGATGAATTTGACTATTTTATAAGTACATCTCCAGTAGAAGACATTTATTTCTTAGTGAGAATCTATGATGAGTTAAATGCTTTAGTAAAAAGAATTCATTATATATTCATTTTAAGAGAGATGTCAAGCTTAGCAAGTCTTGATAAAAGTATCAAAGATCACGTTATAAAGAATATAATAGAATTTCATCCTTATACTTCTAGTGATCTTTTTGATATTTTGGATGATAGAATAAAAACAGAAAAAGCTTTCAGAGAAGGAGCAGTTCCAGAAGAGACTATCAAATTTATTGCTGACATTTATGGAGTAGACAAGGGTGGTAATGGAAATGCAAGATTAGCTATAGAGACTTTAGAGTTAGCCGGTAAGATAGCTGATACTGAAGGTTCACCTCAAGTTAGTATAGATCATGCTAAAAAAGCCAATTCAAAAATAAATCCGGAGTTGAGTATAATAATAGATACAATAAAAGATCTAGATTTGCATCAATTACTAGTAGTTAAAGCAATAATGAATCTACATAAGAAAGAAGGTGTAGATTTCTTCCCAATGGGCAGAGTTGAAGAAGAATATAATTTAGTAAGTAGAGAACTAGGAGCACCCCCAAGAAAACATACTCAGCTTTTTGAATATATAAGGAAACTAAAGCTAATGGGACTAATAGTTGCAAGACAGAGTGGAAAAGGAATGAGAGGTAGAACAACTCTAATATCTTTATCTGTTCCTTTATCAACTGAATTTGAAGATTTAATAAATAATGAAATAAGGGATAAGCTATTACAGCAAAACAATTATTAA